The following coding sequences lie in one Treponema sp. OMZ 790 genomic window:
- a CDS encoding ABC transporter permease, with translation MNILKIAFRNLNRQKRRSILLVFAIAFAFFVVIFMDGMTSGALNSMAGEISKIVGGHVYIIGSKKAADKNADDPAQIYMDAKDIEFVEKTVKDLGIDTIYTIKRSRAFGKLIFEGKEVSSQIDGCKFDEEKILHDSILFKEGSWEAMKKENAILLSESVAETLNVDLHDIVLLETKTSKGQLTVIELQVEGIAVNRSPFGGITNYINFDYLQKVTELEKDSIEVYSLFLKNSDMQEAYAQMLEKKFGEAGPATSRALARQISPSQPANNVLKQLEEGKWEGTKFGVASFYDFAPQMVTLMNTLNGISFGVLVVLLVITMIGISNTFKIIVHERRGEVGTMRSCGIMRRHVRHLFLAEASFLSLFGAVCGFVLAVIVMQVISFIPIASDSPFSVFTKNGYFTWNLSALLVLLKFAIMLGLTLLTVRGSASRAANMIPAEALRSGK, from the coding sequence ATGAATATATTAAAAATAGCGTTTAGGAATTTAAACAGACAAAAAAGGCGAAGTATTCTTTTGGTTTTTGCAATAGCCTTTGCTTTCTTTGTCGTTATCTTTATGGACGGCATGACTTCCGGAGCCTTAAACAGCATGGCAGGAGAAATTTCAAAAATTGTAGGCGGTCATGTCTATATAATCGGTTCAAAAAAGGCAGCTGATAAAAATGCCGATGATCCGGCTCAGATTTATATGGATGCAAAAGATATAGAGTTTGTAGAAAAAACCGTGAAAGATTTGGGCATCGATACCATTTACACCATAAAAAGAAGCCGTGCATTTGGTAAGCTCATCTTTGAAGGAAAAGAAGTTAGCTCTCAAATTGACGGCTGCAAATTTGATGAAGAAAAAATTCTACATGACAGTATTCTTTTTAAAGAAGGAAGCTGGGAAGCCATGAAAAAAGAAAATGCAATTCTTCTTTCCGAATCGGTAGCGGAAACCTTAAATGTAGATTTACACGACATCGTTTTACTTGAAACCAAGACCTCGAAAGGTCAGCTTACCGTTATTGAACTTCAAGTAGAAGGAATTGCAGTAAACCGCTCTCCGTTCGGCGGAATTACAAATTACATCAATTTTGATTATTTGCAAAAAGTTACGGAACTTGAAAAAGACAGTATAGAAGTATATTCTCTTTTCTTAAAAAATTCCGACATGCAGGAAGCTTATGCTCAGATGCTCGAAAAAAAATTCGGAGAAGCAGGCCCGGCTACAAGCAGAGCTCTTGCACGACAAATTAGTCCTTCACAGCCTGCAAACAATGTACTTAAACAGCTTGAAGAAGGAAAGTGGGAAGGAACAAAATTCGGTGTAGCTTCTTTTTATGATTTTGCACCGCAAATGGTTACCCTGATGAATACCTTAAACGGTATAAGTTTCGGCGTTTTGGTTGTGCTCTTGGTTATTACGATGATCGGTATTTCAAACACCTTTAAAATTATCGTACATGAAAGAAGGGGTGAAGTCGGAACCATGCGCTCTTGCGGTATTATGAGAAGACACGTAAGACATCTTTTCCTTGCAGAAGCTTCATTTTTGTCCTTGTTTGGAGCCGTATGCGGTTTTGTCCTTGCGGTTATCGTAATGCAGGTTATATCCTTTATTCCTATTGCCTCGGATTCTCCCTTTTCGGTCTTCACCAAAAACGGATACTTTACATGGAACTTATCGGCGCTTTTAGTTTTATTAAAGTTTGCGATAATGTTGGGCTTAACCCTGCTCACGGTAAGGGGCTCAGCTTCAAGAGCCGCTAATATGATTCCTGCCGAAGCGCTTAGGTCAGGAAAATAA
- a CDS encoding outer membrane lipoprotein-sorting protein, whose amino-acid sequence MNKKFLIVLIAFFVSMAAFAEVPSTEEMYKIMDKVFDRGNFEKDFTSTLTLIVEKPNQPKEVVQFKLFRRDKKDQTTLIQLAPEADKGNGYLQEKDNLWFYDPIAHQFTHSSLKKNLANSDTKLSDVNKKSEFRQAWEILKIEEAKVGKYEVYAVTAKALQKDATYAQEKFFVRKDEHLVLKIESYGASGKHMRTTLMPKYAKVEGLPLPVHQIYINELIKGEKTTQIFQDFSTARIDDVVFTKAYLEKIN is encoded by the coding sequence ATGAACAAGAAATTTTTGATTGTGCTCATTGCTTTTTTTGTAAGCATGGCGGCATTTGCTGAGGTTCCTTCGACGGAGGAAATGTATAAGATTATGGACAAGGTTTTCGACAGGGGGAATTTTGAAAAAGATTTTACCAGCACTCTCACGCTGATTGTCGAAAAACCTAATCAACCTAAGGAGGTTGTTCAGTTTAAACTTTTCAGGCGTGATAAGAAAGACCAAACAACTCTTATTCAACTTGCACCTGAAGCAGATAAGGGAAACGGTTATCTGCAAGAAAAAGATAACCTTTGGTTTTATGACCCGATTGCTCACCAGTTTACTCATTCTTCGCTTAAAAAGAATTTGGCAAACAGCGATACAAAATTATCGGATGTAAATAAAAAATCCGAGTTTAGGCAGGCTTGGGAAATTCTTAAAATTGAAGAAGCAAAGGTCGGTAAGTATGAAGTTTATGCGGTAACGGCTAAGGCCTTGCAAAAAGATGCAACATATGCTCAAGAAAAATTCTTTGTGCGAAAAGATGAGCATCTTGTCTTAAAAATAGAAAGTTACGGTGCAAGCGGAAAGCATATGAGAACTACGCTTATGCCAAAATACGCAAAGGTTGAAGGTCTGCCTCTTCCCGTACATCAAATATATATCAATGAACTTATAAAGGGAGAAAAAACAACGCAGATATTTCAAGATTTTAGTACTGCAAGAATTGATGATGTAGTTTTTACAAAGGCTTATTTGGAGAAGATAAACTAA